One genomic region from Hyalangium ruber encodes:
- a CDS encoding serine/threonine-protein kinase, with product MPPKLIGPYRVMETLGSGGVGTVYRALDRRTNDPVAVKLLSAAPALDTRAARRLAREYETLADLAHPNVVRVFDVGVFQGYPYLVMELIEGLTLRNYLDLAGTDMGSPSGSFSSPRSRALPEDDSDSWGGGDSAAEDDAEDSNEDAGPSPFDLSAFAEEGPSEDVGVHAGAASLRALADAVDEPDTGGSMDIDVPVNLPDPKVQLVERRIQEARTDELNRPERLGRLKDAMLQVCEALAYIHGHGLVHRDLKPSNIMVDEDRQVRLMDFGLAKFLADDGGLTGDGRMVGTFRYMSPEQILGEPLDARADLYSLGVILYELLSGRPPFDAKTPSALWQQVLEVEPAPILAINLKGDPQLARVAHRLLRKEPDDRFQTAEEVYEALAE from the coding sequence ATGCCCCCCAAGTTGATTGGTCCCTACCGCGTCATGGAGACGCTTGGCAGCGGAGGTGTCGGGACCGTGTACCGGGCCCTGGACCGCCGCACCAACGATCCCGTGGCCGTCAAGCTGCTGTCGGCGGCGCCCGCGCTGGACACGCGCGCGGCGCGCCGGCTCGCGCGCGAGTACGAGACGCTGGCGGACCTGGCCCACCCCAACGTGGTGCGGGTGTTCGACGTGGGCGTCTTCCAGGGCTACCCCTACCTCGTCATGGAGCTCATCGAAGGGCTCACCCTGCGCAACTACCTGGACCTGGCGGGCACGGACATGGGCTCGCCCTCGGGCTCGTTCTCCTCGCCGCGCTCGCGCGCCCTGCCGGAGGACGACTCCGACTCATGGGGAGGTGGGGACTCGGCCGCGGAGGACGACGCGGAGGACTCCAACGAGGACGCGGGCCCCTCGCCATTCGACTTGTCCGCCTTCGCCGAGGAGGGGCCCAGCGAGGACGTGGGCGTACACGCGGGCGCGGCGTCGCTGCGCGCGCTGGCGGACGCGGTGGACGAGCCGGACACGGGCGGCTCGATGGACATCGACGTGCCCGTCAACCTGCCGGATCCGAAGGTGCAGCTGGTGGAGCGGCGCATCCAGGAGGCGCGCACGGATGAGCTCAACCGGCCCGAGCGGCTGGGGCGGCTCAAGGATGCGATGCTGCAGGTATGCGAGGCGCTGGCGTACATCCACGGGCACGGGTTGGTACACCGGGACCTGAAGCCCTCGAACATCATGGTGGACGAGGACCGGCAGGTCCGACTGATGGACTTCGGGTTGGCGAAGTTCCTGGCGGATGACGGAGGCCTCACCGGGGATGGGCGCATGGTGGGCACGTTCCGGTACATGTCTCCGGAGCAGATTCTCGGCGAGCCGCTGGATGCGCGCGCGGACCTCTACAGCCTGGGCGTCATCCTCTACGAGCTCTTGAGCGGGCGGCCGCCGTTCGACGCGAAGACTCCGAGCGCGCTGTGGCAGCAGGTGCTAGAGGTGGAGCCGGCGCCAATCCTGGCGATCAATTTGAAGGGCGACCCTCAGCTGGCGCGGGTGGCACACCGCCTGTTGCGCAAGGAGCCGGATGATCGGTTCCAGACAGCCGAGGAGGTCTACGAGGCACTGGCCGAGTGA
- a CDS encoding NAD-dependent epimerase/dehydratase family protein, which translates to MKTLLTGATGLLGANLAHLLCSQGEKPRLLVREASDRRGLRGLVYEEARGDLFDAPALRAALKGITHLYHVAGTVRFDPFSRKDVARTNTQGTRDVMEAARTAGVKRVVVVSSVASVGHGTLDRPATEDSLYNFEGDNPYHLSKLEAEKLALAYSDAQMEVLAGNPSFVIGPYDVRPSTSELVLQVARGLTPVYPTGGCNVVNAMDVARGLQLIMRQGRPGERYLLGGENLTFRQLLTIIAEEAGVAPPRIFLPDTAVRILGRVGDTVGRLSPDLFKYINTAFLQALMIPAYVSSRKAELELGYRPRPVRLGAREALRWFQQEGMLSLDKTLAPPEA; encoded by the coding sequence ATGAAGACATTGTTGACGGGAGCCACGGGCTTGCTTGGCGCCAACCTGGCCCACCTGCTGTGCTCACAGGGTGAGAAACCACGCCTGCTCGTCCGGGAGGCCAGCGACCGGCGGGGGCTCCGAGGGCTGGTCTACGAGGAGGCCCGGGGGGACCTCTTCGACGCGCCGGCGCTCCGGGCGGCGCTCAAGGGCATCACCCACCTCTACCACGTGGCGGGCACGGTGCGGTTCGACCCGTTCTCTCGCAAGGACGTGGCGCGCACCAACACGCAAGGGACGCGGGATGTGATGGAGGCGGCGCGCACCGCGGGGGTGAAGCGCGTGGTGGTGGTCTCCAGCGTGGCCTCGGTGGGACATGGCACGCTGGACAGGCCCGCCACCGAGGACTCCCTCTACAACTTCGAGGGAGACAACCCCTACCACCTGTCCAAGCTGGAGGCCGAGAAGCTGGCGCTGGCCTACTCGGATGCTCAGATGGAGGTGCTGGCGGGCAACCCCAGCTTCGTCATCGGCCCGTACGACGTGCGGCCCTCCACGAGCGAGCTCGTGCTCCAGGTGGCCCGAGGCCTGACGCCGGTGTACCCGACGGGCGGCTGCAACGTGGTGAACGCGATGGATGTGGCGCGAGGGCTCCAGCTCATCATGCGCCAGGGGCGCCCCGGTGAGCGCTACCTCCTGGGCGGAGAGAACCTCACCTTCCGCCAGCTGCTGACGATCATCGCCGAGGAGGCGGGGGTGGCTCCGCCGCGCATCTTCCTGCCGGACACGGCGGTGCGGATTCTGGGGCGCGTGGGAGACACAGTGGGACGGCTCTCGCCGGACCTGTTCAAGTACATCAACACGGCCTTCCTGCAGGCGCTGATGATTCCGGCCTACGTGTCCTCGCGGAAGGCCGAGCTCGAGCTGGGCTATCGCCCGCGTCCGGTGCGCCTGGGCGCCCGCGAGGCCCTGCGCTGGTTCCAGCAGGAGGGCATGCTCTCGCTGGACAAGACCCTGGCTCCCCCCGAGGCCTGA
- a CDS encoding RluA family pseudouridine synthase, whose product MSTQKVHTLNVEAAKAGQRVDLFVGEALGLSRAKLKRLFEEGAVRVDGRPAKKGLLVTVGQRISVAWEEETREAVPDADFPLVVLHEDAALVAVDKPAGRPSHPLRPGETGTVANALVARFPECAQASEDSREGGLCHRLDIETSGVLLAARTREAWQAMRTAFGGREVDKRYLALVTGPLADEGEIEMPLRHHPRHPDRVEPTTPDAEGARPAHSLFKVLARAGEYSLVEVQILTGVLHQVRAHMAGVGAPLVGDTLYGGREEPGLTRFFLHAQVLGFTHPVTGKQVKVESPLPADLTAVLQQHGLTRPSP is encoded by the coding sequence GTGAGTACACAGAAGGTGCATACGCTCAACGTGGAGGCCGCGAAGGCGGGCCAGCGGGTGGACCTGTTCGTGGGCGAGGCGCTGGGCCTGTCGCGAGCAAAGCTCAAGCGGCTCTTCGAGGAGGGCGCGGTCCGGGTGGACGGGCGCCCCGCGAAGAAGGGCCTGCTGGTGACGGTGGGCCAGCGCATCAGCGTGGCGTGGGAGGAGGAGACGCGCGAGGCGGTGCCGGACGCGGACTTCCCGCTGGTGGTGCTGCACGAGGACGCGGCGCTGGTGGCGGTGGACAAGCCCGCGGGCCGGCCCTCGCACCCGCTGCGACCCGGAGAGACGGGCACGGTGGCCAACGCCCTGGTGGCGCGCTTTCCCGAGTGCGCGCAGGCCTCGGAGGACTCGCGCGAGGGTGGGCTGTGTCACCGGCTGGATATTGAAACCTCGGGCGTGCTGCTGGCGGCGCGCACGCGCGAGGCGTGGCAGGCGATGCGCACGGCGTTCGGTGGGCGCGAGGTGGACAAGCGCTACCTGGCGCTGGTGACGGGGCCTCTGGCGGACGAGGGCGAGATTGAAATGCCCCTGCGCCACCACCCCCGGCATCCGGATCGGGTGGAGCCCACCACGCCGGACGCGGAGGGAGCGCGCCCGGCCCACTCGCTCTTCAAGGTGCTGGCGCGCGCGGGGGAGTACAGCCTGGTGGAGGTGCAAATTCTCACGGGCGTGCTGCACCAGGTGCGCGCGCACATGGCGGGCGTGGGAGCGCCGCTGGTGGGCGACACGCTCTACGGCGGACGCGAGGAGCCGGGGCTCACGCGGTTCTTCCTGCACGCCCAGGTGCTGGGCTTCACGCACCCGGTGACGGGCAAGCAGGTGAAGGTGGAGAGCCCTCTGCCTGCGGACCTTACCGCGGTGCTCCAGCAGCACGGGCTCACTCGCCCATCACCTTGA
- a CDS encoding multidrug effflux MFS transporter — MMVSASTPSRHSVLILALGSLCAFAPLSIDMYLPSLPTIQGALGTSASAVQLTLAAFIAGLGVGQLAYGPLSDRFGRRKPLFFGIALYILASVACAFAPSIQWLIALRFLQAVGGASGPVIARAVVRDRYSGRDVARVLSLLMLVMGVAPILAPILGGWVLEFSGWRTIFAVLSLLGVATLVFSVIAIPRAETAAGAAANRVSLGTNLRALFQDKRFIAATLAGGFAQASMFAYISGSPFVFMEFLHVSPKHFAWLFGLNAIGLIGASQINRRLLAVRSPARITVTVALFPVLAGAVLVGLAVTGTGSVPTIAPALFVFLLSLGFVLPNSTAMALEAHGSRAGVASSVLGSTQYAISATASSLVGLLNDGTLWPMAAVMGTCAVATWVTALLTLGREKGGTPVHQDLRRAA; from the coding sequence ATGATGGTCTCTGCCTCCACTCCTTCCCGGCACTCCGTGCTGATCCTCGCGCTGGGCTCGCTGTGCGCGTTCGCCCCGCTGTCGATCGACATGTACCTGCCGAGCCTCCCCACCATCCAGGGGGCACTGGGGACGAGCGCCTCCGCCGTCCAGCTCACCCTGGCGGCTTTCATCGCCGGGCTGGGCGTGGGCCAGCTCGCCTATGGCCCCCTGTCGGACCGGTTCGGCCGCCGCAAGCCGCTCTTCTTCGGCATCGCGCTCTACATCCTCGCCTCTGTCGCCTGCGCGTTCGCGCCGAGCATCCAATGGCTCATCGCGCTGCGCTTCCTCCAGGCGGTGGGTGGGGCCTCCGGCCCCGTGATTGCCCGGGCCGTGGTGCGTGACCGCTACAGCGGCCGGGACGTCGCGCGCGTGCTCTCCCTGCTCATGCTGGTCATGGGCGTGGCGCCCATCCTCGCGCCCATTCTCGGGGGATGGGTCCTCGAGTTCTCCGGGTGGCGGACCATCTTCGCGGTGCTCTCCCTGCTCGGCGTCGCCACGCTGGTGTTCTCGGTCATCGCCATTCCGCGGGCCGAGACCGCGGCGGGGGCTGCCGCGAACCGTGTGTCCCTGGGGACGAACCTTCGTGCCCTCTTCCAGGACAAGCGGTTCATCGCCGCCACGCTCGCGGGCGGGTTCGCCCAGGCGAGCATGTTTGCCTATATCTCCGGCTCGCCCTTCGTGTTCATGGAGTTCCTCCACGTCTCTCCGAAACACTTCGCGTGGCTCTTCGGGCTCAACGCCATCGGGCTCATTGGGGCGTCGCAGATCAACCGGCGGTTGCTGGCGGTGCGCTCACCCGCGCGCATCACCGTCACGGTGGCGCTCTTCCCGGTCCTGGCGGGCGCCGTCCTCGTGGGGCTCGCGGTCACGGGGACTGGCAGCGTTCCCACCATCGCTCCGGCCCTGTTCGTCTTCCTGTTGAGCCTCGGCTTCGTGTTGCCGAACTCCACCGCGATGGCCCTGGAGGCCCACGGGTCGCGCGCTGGCGTGGCCTCGTCCGTCCTGGGCTCCACGCAGTACGCCATCTCGGCTACGGCCTCGTCTCTCGTGGGGCTGCTCAATGACGGCACCTTGTGGCCCATGGCGGCCGTGATGGGTACGTGCGCCGTGGCGACGTGGGTGACGGCCCTGCTGACGCTCGGCCGCGAGAAGGGCGGGACGCCTGTGCATCAGGATTTGCGGCGGGCCGCCTGA
- a CDS encoding secondary thiamine-phosphate synthase enzyme YjbQ, with amino-acid sequence MKTLTEYLWFETKSRRELVRLTDTVAGLVRKSGIQEGMVLVSAMHITAGVFVNDDESGLHEDIWEWLQELAPHGPDYRHHRTGEDNGDAHLKSLLVHHQVIIPVTAGKMDLGPWQQVFYAEFDGQRRKRVIIKVMGE; translated from the coding sequence ATGAAGACCCTCACCGAGTACCTCTGGTTCGAGACGAAGTCGCGGCGCGAGCTCGTCCGCCTCACGGACACCGTGGCGGGGTTGGTGCGCAAGAGTGGCATCCAGGAGGGCATGGTGCTCGTCTCCGCCATGCACATCACCGCCGGGGTCTTCGTCAATGACGACGAGTCCGGGCTTCACGAGGATATCTGGGAGTGGCTCCAGGAGCTCGCGCCCCACGGGCCCGACTACCGCCACCACCGCACCGGAGAGGACAATGGGGACGCGCACCTCAAGTCCCTGCTCGTCCACCATCAGGTGATCATCCCCGTCACCGCGGGGAAGATGGACCTCGGGCCCTGGCAGCAGGTGTTCTACGCCGAGTTCGATGGGCAGCGCCGCAAGCGCGTCATCATCAAGGTGATGGGCGAGTGA
- a CDS encoding DNA polymerase IV, with protein MRAIIHVDMDAFYASVEQRDNPSLKGKPVIVGGHAQRGVVVAASYEVRPFGVRSAMPMARAMKQAPHAIVVKPRFAAYAEASEQVFAIFERYTPLIEPLSLDEAFLDVTASVGLFGAPTDIARRIRREIADELKLPASAGIASVKFVAKIASDLAKPNGQREVPPQETVAFLAGLPVSRLWGVGPKTEEELKRAGLKTIGDVAARDVAWLEQRLGSSGRQLWELSQGLDDREVVPDRAAKSVGAEDTFEEDLTGVDLLRPHVHAQALRVGRRLRKAGVKGRVVQLKVKFSDFNVITRRTTLSSPTDDGQGIYRAALELLERSHENKPIRLTGVSVQSFDAQEPQQLGLFTTPNAPPPRSAKLNATLDRIAERFGSKAITTADIAESGDSTDDDDRWGRH; from the coding sequence ATGCGCGCCATCATCCACGTCGACATGGACGCCTTCTACGCGTCCGTGGAGCAGCGGGACAATCCGTCGCTGAAGGGCAAGCCGGTCATCGTCGGTGGGCATGCGCAGCGCGGAGTGGTGGTGGCGGCCTCCTACGAGGTGCGGCCCTTCGGCGTGCGCAGCGCGATGCCCATGGCGCGAGCGATGAAGCAAGCGCCACATGCCATCGTGGTGAAGCCCCGGTTCGCGGCGTACGCGGAGGCGAGCGAGCAGGTGTTCGCCATCTTCGAGCGCTACACGCCGCTCATTGAGCCGCTCTCACTGGACGAGGCCTTCCTGGACGTCACGGCCTCGGTGGGATTGTTCGGAGCACCGACGGACATCGCTCGGCGCATCCGCCGGGAGATCGCTGACGAGCTGAAGCTGCCGGCCTCGGCGGGCATTGCCTCGGTGAAGTTCGTGGCGAAGATCGCCTCGGACCTGGCCAAGCCCAACGGGCAGCGCGAGGTGCCTCCCCAGGAGACGGTGGCGTTCCTGGCGGGGCTGCCGGTGTCGCGCCTGTGGGGCGTGGGACCGAAAACCGAGGAGGAGCTGAAGCGCGCCGGGCTGAAGACGATCGGCGACGTGGCGGCGCGGGACGTGGCGTGGCTGGAGCAACGCCTGGGCTCGAGCGGGCGTCAGCTCTGGGAGCTGTCCCAGGGGCTGGATGATCGCGAGGTGGTGCCAGACCGGGCCGCCAAGAGCGTGGGCGCGGAGGACACGTTCGAGGAGGACCTGACGGGCGTGGACCTCCTGCGACCGCACGTGCATGCCCAGGCGCTGCGCGTGGGCCGGCGGTTGCGGAAGGCGGGCGTGAAGGGCCGCGTGGTGCAGCTCAAGGTGAAGTTCTCGGACTTCAACGTCATCACCCGGCGCACCACCCTCTCCTCCCCCACGGATGACGGGCAGGGGATCTACCGCGCGGCGCTGGAGCTGCTCGAGCGCTCGCACGAGAACAAACCCATCCGGCTCACGGGCGTGTCGGTGCAGTCGTTCGACGCGCAAGAGCCCCAGCAATTGGGCCTCTTCACCACGCCCAACGCGCCGCCTCCGCGCAGCGCGAAGCTCAACGCGACGCTCGACCGCATCGCCGAGCGTTTCGGCTCCAAGGCCATCACCACCGCGGACATCGCGGAGAGTGGTGACTCCACGGACGATGACGACCGCTGGGGCCGGCACTGA
- the pcnB gene encoding polynucleotide adenylyltransferase PcnB, producing MTRDSTEIPPAGEPAQPAPDDAREAASSEARTASQTEAEEPMSEVELETQAEPMGLPLPTEPVEEPRAESVEKSPEVLVPEPVPPEGELVAPTTTRTGEPAEIDPRELDPDAMKVVLRLHQHGHQAYLVGGCVRDLLLKRKPKDFDIATSAHPGEVRATFRNCRLIGRRFRLAHVYFKGGKIIEVSTFRANPLEMDASPEEAPSDEGGNGNGNGGDDLLITHDNVFGTAEQDARRRDFTINGLFYDVPEGRVIDYVRGRRDLDEQYIRTIGDPEIRMREDPVRILRAVRFASKLGFDIESRTYAAMEGAVEDLPRCAPARLLEETFRLIRGGVAAPSLKLLAALDALKILLPPVDAYFKQHGREGERIFYAFAEALDRRVAKGEPLDDAILLATLLMPISRAAPPPAESQESGAQPSVAQAIEELLAGFVQSARLPRRIAERCRLLLMAQRTLTGERRRRSVAFRRHPLFNEAMVVFELSVEATGEFRDALQAWKSGDVPPQRPSESSAGEGEGVRKRRRRRRRRGGRSGGAESNGASAESASGGSSEGSSSDSDSDSDDAGDEPESAESSDA from the coding sequence ATGACGCGAGATTCGACCGAAATACCGCCCGCTGGCGAACCTGCACAGCCTGCGCCCGATGACGCGCGCGAGGCCGCCTCTTCCGAGGCACGCACGGCTTCCCAGACCGAGGCCGAGGAGCCCATGTCCGAAGTTGAGTTGGAAACCCAGGCAGAGCCGATGGGCCTGCCCCTCCCGACCGAGCCCGTCGAAGAGCCCCGGGCCGAGTCCGTGGAGAAGTCCCCCGAAGTGCTCGTCCCCGAGCCCGTTCCCCCCGAGGGCGAGCTCGTTGCCCCTACCACCACCCGCACCGGCGAGCCGGCGGAGATCGACCCTCGCGAGCTCGACCCGGACGCCATGAAGGTCGTCCTCCGGCTGCACCAGCATGGCCATCAGGCCTACCTGGTGGGCGGGTGTGTGCGCGACCTGCTGCTCAAGCGCAAGCCGAAGGACTTCGACATCGCCACCAGCGCCCACCCCGGCGAGGTGCGCGCCACGTTCCGCAACTGCCGCCTCATCGGGCGCAGGTTCCGGCTGGCGCACGTCTACTTCAAGGGCGGGAAGATCATCGAGGTCTCCACCTTCCGCGCCAACCCGCTGGAGATGGACGCCAGCCCCGAGGAGGCGCCCTCCGACGAGGGCGGCAATGGCAACGGCAACGGGGGAGATGACCTGCTCATCACCCACGACAACGTCTTCGGCACCGCCGAGCAGGACGCCCGCCGCCGCGACTTCACCATCAACGGCCTGTTCTATGACGTGCCCGAGGGCCGGGTGATTGACTACGTGCGCGGTCGCCGGGACCTGGACGAGCAGTACATCCGCACCATCGGCGACCCGGAGATCCGCATGCGCGAGGATCCGGTGCGCATCCTCCGGGCGGTGCGCTTCGCCAGCAAGCTGGGCTTCGACATCGAGTCGCGCACCTACGCGGCGATGGAGGGCGCGGTGGAGGATCTGCCGCGCTGCGCTCCGGCGCGCCTGCTGGAGGAGACGTTCCGGCTCATCCGCGGCGGCGTGGCGGCTCCCAGCCTCAAGCTGCTGGCGGCGCTGGATGCGCTGAAGATCCTCCTGCCGCCCGTGGACGCCTACTTCAAGCAGCACGGCCGCGAGGGTGAGCGCATCTTCTACGCCTTCGCCGAGGCGCTCGACCGGCGCGTGGCGAAGGGCGAGCCGCTGGATGACGCCATCCTGCTGGCCACGCTGCTGATGCCCATCAGCCGCGCGGCGCCACCCCCGGCGGAGTCCCAGGAGTCCGGGGCCCAGCCTTCGGTGGCGCAGGCCATCGAAGAGCTGCTCGCGGGTTTCGTGCAGAGCGCGCGGCTGCCCCGCCGCATCGCCGAGCGCTGCCGGTTGCTGCTGATGGCCCAGCGCACCCTCACCGGGGAGCGCCGCCGGCGCAGCGTGGCCTTCCGCCGCCACCCGCTCTTCAACGAGGCGATGGTGGTGTTCGAGCTCTCGGTGGAGGCCACCGGGGAGTTCCGCGACGCGCTGCAGGCGTGGAAGAGCGGCGACGTGCCGCCCCAGCGCCCCTCCGAGAGCTCGGCAGGGGAGGGGGAGGGCGTCCGCAAGCGCCGCCGCCGCCGGCGCCGCCGGGGCGGGCGTTCTGGAGGCGCCGAGTCCAATGGAGCGTCCGCCGAGAGCGCTTCGGGAGGCTCCTCGGAAGGTTCTTCCTCCGACTCCGACTCTGACTCCGACGACGCGGGGGACGAGCCCGAGTCCGCTGAGTCGAGCGACGCGTAG
- the uppS gene encoding polyprenyl diphosphate synthase gives MERPAAISALEQQVKLRALPRHVGIIMDGNGRWAEMRGLPRLEGHREGSASVREVTRVARRVGLSALTLYAFSSQNWARPAEEVAGLMDLLREFLVSEYSEILDNGIRLNAIGEVDKLPRFVRDPLERLRVDSAHNQGMVLTLALSYGGREELVHAARQLAHAVARGEVAPERIAEQDFEAQLWTRGLPPLDLVVRTSGEFRISNFLLWQMAYAELIFADVAWPDFRSEAFLRCLQQYQQRERRFGLTSAQIQVEETQRAKA, from the coding sequence ATGGAACGCCCCGCTGCCATCAGCGCGCTCGAACAACAGGTCAAGCTCCGTGCGCTGCCCCGCCACGTGGGCATCATCATGGACGGCAATGGGCGGTGGGCGGAGATGCGCGGCCTGCCGCGCCTGGAGGGCCACCGCGAGGGGTCCGCCAGTGTGCGAGAGGTGACGCGCGTCGCACGACGGGTAGGCCTGTCGGCGCTCACCCTGTACGCGTTCTCCTCGCAGAACTGGGCCCGCCCCGCCGAGGAAGTGGCGGGGTTGATGGATCTGCTGCGCGAGTTCCTCGTCAGCGAGTACTCGGAGATCCTCGACAACGGCATCCGCCTCAACGCCATTGGCGAGGTGGACAAGCTGCCGCGCTTCGTGCGCGACCCGCTGGAGCGGCTGCGGGTGGACTCGGCCCACAACCAGGGCATGGTGCTCACACTGGCGCTGTCCTACGGCGGGCGCGAGGAGCTGGTGCATGCCGCGCGGCAGCTCGCCCACGCCGTGGCGCGCGGGGAGGTGGCTCCCGAGCGCATCGCCGAGCAGGACTTCGAGGCTCAGTTGTGGACTCGTGGACTGCCGCCGTTGGATCTCGTGGTGCGCACCAGCGGTGAGTTTCGCATATCGAACTTCCTGCTCTGGCAGATGGCGTATGCCGAGCTCATCTTCGCGGACGTGGCGTGGCCTGACTTCCGCTCGGAGGCGTTCTTGCGTTGCCTGCAGCAGTACCAGCAGCGCGAGCGGCGCTTCGGGCTGACGTCGGCGCAGATCCAGGTCGAGGAAACCCAACGGGCCAAGGCGTGA
- a CDS encoding LysR family transcriptional regulator has product MSASLDDLVAMTVFARVVESHSFSGAATRLGVSKSVVSTRVAALERRLGVRLIQRTTRRLSITAEGAQLYERCAHLLSLADEASDLLGDVSPLPEGTLRVAAPVGIALHPLAALLAEFAERYPRVQVELSVSDRQTDLLAEGFDVAIRIREHPQDRSFIVRRLGTERIVICGAPRYLARHAPLQEPHELLRHNCLRMTGSEWVFRADEDSIVVPVSGTLSVDNISVLREATLEGVGLARLPRSLVHGDLKEGRLRTVLDAYSPGTLAISLVYLQRKHLPRKARVFIDFMTERFRKAFREG; this is encoded by the coding sequence ATGAGCGCTTCCCTGGACGATCTCGTCGCGATGACCGTCTTCGCCCGCGTGGTGGAGTCCCACTCGTTCTCGGGAGCAGCGACCCGACTCGGCGTCTCCAAGTCGGTGGTGAGCACCCGGGTCGCTGCGCTCGAGCGCCGGCTCGGTGTCCGGCTCATCCAGCGGACGACGCGCCGCCTGTCCATCACCGCCGAGGGCGCTCAGCTCTACGAGCGTTGCGCGCACCTGCTCTCGCTGGCGGACGAGGCCTCGGATCTCCTCGGGGACGTGAGCCCCCTCCCCGAGGGCACCCTACGGGTCGCCGCACCGGTGGGAATCGCCCTGCACCCGCTCGCCGCACTGCTCGCGGAGTTCGCGGAGCGCTACCCCCGTGTGCAGGTGGAGCTGTCCGTGTCCGACCGGCAGACGGACCTGCTCGCGGAGGGCTTCGACGTGGCGATCCGCATCCGGGAGCATCCCCAGGACCGCTCCTTCATCGTGCGCAGGCTGGGAACCGAGCGGATCGTCATCTGCGGCGCGCCCCGCTACCTCGCCCGGCACGCGCCCCTCCAGGAGCCGCACGAGCTGCTGCGCCACAACTGCCTGCGCATGACGGGCAGCGAGTGGGTGTTCCGGGCAGACGAGGACTCCATCGTCGTTCCCGTCTCCGGCACGCTCAGCGTGGACAACATCTCCGTGCTCCGAGAGGCGACGCTCGAGGGCGTGGGGCTGGCCCGGCTGCCGCGCTCCCTGGTGCATGGCGACCTGAAAGAGGGCCGACTGCGCACCGTGCTCGACGCGTACTCGCCAGGCACACTCGCCATCTCCCTGGTCTACCTGCAGCGCAAGCACCTGCCCCGGAAGGCGCGCGTGTTCATCGACTTCATGACCGAGCGCTTCCGCAAGGCGTTCCGCGAGGGATGA